A single Triticum dicoccoides isolate Atlit2015 ecotype Zavitan chromosome 2A, WEW_v2.0, whole genome shotgun sequence DNA region contains:
- the LOC119353706 gene encoding uncharacterized protein LOC119353706, whose translation MVILCAGQPAPSVHSEFLSRWLSLNSPKMPYALNSTARKIRKQNRHRRMITFAKSSSLQDSVASVKPSRLLPTVEPKTFPNSVPDEILSKLRLEESDAFYILELCTSRELSSSLLDKNSAILICLIDVDGDSLLQRVPAIYGDQPSHGTKASQFLPFQSGSVDIITFKGPKLQTIKEIWIGLESGSWRLDGLSLKVIHGARNTPEDLEGTLGLKFSGLQYTFDKLGALLGEDGASVVEARPIAVTDFSGISISDLQEGQLSSARTDSSIKELKEDGLREYADLKQSLLLYDISIVITGFSAFTLASNDGAAYSFLVGGIGGFLYLLLLQRSVDGLPAISSPSEASSSEPSMNFSGVRRPWLILSIVMVAGAVALKYGAGGDSFELTPTELFVGAAGFLANKVAVLLAAFKPLQSNLESDDRSVD comes from the exons ATGGTGATCCTTTGTGCTGGCCAACCTGCTCCTTCGGTTCATTCTGAATTTCTGTCTCGATGGTTATCACTCAACAGCCCCAAAATGCCTTACGCTCTGAACTCAACCGCAAGGAAAATCAGAAAGCAAAACAGACATCGGCGGATGATCACTTTTGCAAAAAGTTCTTCATTACAAG ATTCCGTGGCATCTGTAAAGCCATCTCGTCTTCTGCCCACGGTGGAACCAAAAACATTTCCCAATAGTGTCCCTGATGAGATACTATCGAAACTCAGATTGGAAGAATCTGATGCCTTTTACATACTAGAGCTGTGCACAAGTAGAGAACTTAGTTCCTCTTTGCTAGATAAGAACTCAGCGATCTTAATCTGCTTAATTGATGTCGATGGTGACTCCTTGTTACAAAGAGTACCAGCAATCTATGGTGACCAACCTTCACATGGCACCAAGGCATCACAATTCCTCCCCTTTCAAAGTGGTTCAGTTGATATCATCACCTTTAAAGGTCCCAAATTGCAGACAATCAAAGAAATCTGGATCGGCCTTGAATCAG GTTCATGGAGATTAGATGGTTTAAGTTTGAAAGTGATCCATGGAGCACGGAATACACCTGAAGATCTTGAGGGAACACTTGGGCTCAAGTTCAGCGGTTTACAGTACACGTTCGACAAGCTCGGTGCGCTGCTTGGTGAGGATGGAGCTTCAGTAGTGGAAGCAAGGCCAATTGCTGTGACTGACTTCTCAGGAATTAGCATTTCTGATCTTCAAGAGGGGCAGTTATCCTCAGCAAGGACAGACTCGAGCATTAAGGAATTGAAGGAAGATGGACTGAGAGAGTATGCTGATCTCAAGCAATCCTTGCTGCTTTACGACATATCTATTGTTATAACAGGTTTCTCTGCCTTCACTCTGGCTTCGAATGATGGAGCCGCCTACTCATTCCTCGTCGGCGGGATTGGAGGGTTCCTGTATCTATTGCTGCTCCAAAGATCTGTGGACGGGTTACCGGCAATTAGTTCTCCTTCAGAAGCGAGCAGTTCAGAGCCCAGTATGAACTTCAGCGGCGTAAGAAGGCCATGGTTGATATTGTCGATTGTAATGGTTGCTGGGGCTGTTGCACTGAAGTACGGTGCTGGTGGTGACAGCTTCGAGCTGACTCCGACTGAGCTATTTGTTGGCGCCGCAGGGTTCTTGGCGAACAAGGTTGCTGTTCTTCTGGCAGCATTCAAACCCTTGCAAAGTAATTTGGAGAGCGACGATAGATCTGTGGACTGA